In the Quercus lobata isolate SW786 chromosome 5, ValleyOak3.0 Primary Assembly, whole genome shotgun sequence genome, one interval contains:
- the LOC115990953 gene encoding F-box protein At5g07610-like — protein MDDVLCSRKFRRPCSPPLSIDDLPGCMLMEILIRLPLKSIFQCKCVSKQWCTRISAPSFAGFVNRFHASSNSILQRPFSLLFHYHNNEHKMKLLVASEVPGFKSLASSINQCDNDNVDDTVIQASCHDLLLCTKNMVSDDAGSSSMIVYSVINPITGKSVSLPPLRHSRRARIGFIYRFNDNGINDHKQQQVSYRVMRIPEFKGKSTKFKVDIFSSDIGKWSKSVVLCPQGFWLGIFTFVGVPYNGLLFWWSLNERLVGFDPYTSKCCRVFDKPVELEPSRVERLGVCHGALRICQLLGYPYNFAHPKLRVWELKDYDKGGKWCLEHEVYFNQMVSKKSPWLTKYITNRILYVVVLAYHPYDRDIVYVKIQNKVVSCNMKRKILEVVCDIPLTHLFYNGCNVFNFVLPCWPTPIPSSPS, from the coding sequence ATGGATGATGTGCTATGCTCTCGCAAATTTAGACGCCCATGCTCTCCTCCTCTGTCAATAGATGATCTACCTGGATGTATGTTGATGGAAATCCTGATCCGGCTGCCTCTGAAATCTATATTTCAATGCAAATGCGTCTCAAAGCAATGGTGCACTCGAATCTCTGCTCCTTCTTTCGCTGGCTTTGTTAATAGGTTCCATGCTTCTTCAAATTCAATATTGCAACGACCCTTTTCCTTGCTCTTCCACTACCACAACAACGAGCATAAAATGAAGCTCCTCGTGGCATCCGAGGTACCCGGATTCAAATCTCTAGCTTCTTCAATAAATCAATGCGATAATGACAATGTTGACGACACTGTTATTCAAGCTTCGTGTCATGACTTGCTCTTGTGCACCAAAAACATGGTCAGTGATGATGCGGGGTCTAGTTCTATGATTGTGTATAGTGTGATAAATCCAATTACTGGGAAATCAGTGTCTCTTCCTCCCCTTCGTCATAGTAGAAGGGCTCGAATTGGCTTCATCTACAGATTCAATGACAATGGTATTAATGATCATAAGCAGCAACAGGTCAGTTATAGGGTGATGCGCATTCCTGAATTCAAAGGCAAGTCAACAAAATTCAAGGTAGATATATTCTCATCCGACATAGGCAAATGGAGCAAATCGGTGGTGTTGTGTCCACAGGGATTTTGGTTGGGAATCTTTACCTTTGTTGGTGTTCCTTATAATGGTCTACTTTTCTGGTGGAGTTTGAATGAACGGCTTGTCGGGTTCGATCCCTACACTAGCAAATGCTGCAGAGTCTTTGACAAACCGGTAGAATTGGAGCCATCCCGAGTTGAACGTCTTGGAGTGTGTCATGGTGCCTTGAGAATATGCCAACTTTTAGGCTATCCTTATAATTTTGCTCATCCCAAGTTACGAGTTTGGGAGCTCAAGGATTATGACAAAGGAGGCAAATGGTGTTTGGAGCACGAGGTGTATTTCAACCAAATGGTTTCCAAAAAATCTCCTTGGCTCACAAAATACATAACTAATAGAATTCTTTATGTGGTAGTGCTAGCTTATCATCCGTATGACAGGGATATTGTGTATGTGAAGATTCAAAATAAGGTTGTATCATGCAACATGAAGA